In a genomic window of candidate division WOR-3 bacterium:
- a CDS encoding tetratricopeptide repeat protein, whose translation MNCPRCGYNNPESANFCSRCGLQLTKTFGQRRPVAVIFADIAGFTPLAERMDPEEVKDLIDQCLQRLATVVQKYEGFVDKFIGDCIMAVFGAPVAHEDDPLRAVLASIDLMKEIKDFNIEKKQNLALSIGINYGLVATGDLGRPGGYTVMGDTVNLAQRLQNAAPRGKIYVSEEVYRHTCQEIVYRKLKKIPVKGKSGMIQVFTPIRVRVPYSLRKIAEIPLIGRSDEMAHLNKIFGEVKNGKGRVVGIVGEAGIGKTKLVYEFKRQLGVDAVVIEGKGIEYHSNSSYFVLREILKKIFGINEKDSPETMARRIAKTIEELDDAVLRTKISFYKYFLSADLTETERRQLEAMPAEERSRLLMEAIHSLILKYPRSRPLVIIFDDCHWVDNETINFMHTLAHTIGYKPIMLIALYRPSFDIGRTGELPYFSMLNLKPLEMEETAALLKKIFNCERIEDELLALLLKKSGSIPFYLSELAINLSNTNMIQIKDGCAYLASGATFSLPRSLDELIMTKVDRLAPELRAIVNIAAVIGEEFSFKLLQALLPSRERLHKNLLFLTHQNIFKIIESTGLPEENKYGFTHTLIRDAVYNSLLKKELKSYHQKVGFAIEKIFGFNLEEYYDTLAHHFYLGGELLKALDYLEKAGDKKRDFYLNNAAIEIYQRCLSIIPSTMPQRIVRIKEKLGSVYELIGDYKNALETYQSIKKYAESDRLTWARSLKHQALIYYRQGIYEKAMKHLHEARKELRRISDSQSILILKELSEISSWESWFYRIKGKIDLAEKKALESINIIKKVKKWSSDPGLKKTMLVAYNNLAIVHQLKGEPAKAIALCERALTIAHEIGEFRGQRLIYNTLGIAYRMQGEYDKAIDAFTMYLKISEELEDKHNIGIAYCNLGNVYQDKGDSRVAIDFYHKFLKISEELGDKSGVGTAINNIGIVYFNEGDYQRALESFEQYLKISRKLGEKQGVAIAYGNLGEIYYHQFKFKKAMELFKKYLRIAQQLNARRDIAMASYNLGRIYTEMGNLKLAQRYLEQARRLFENVGNKFAIGMVLNTLGYLKFKQGKFDESKKFLNAAQEIANLINSAELKVYCLLNFGIFLNKTDPLNAEKNFQEAILLCEKNRFKKLLADVYYEYARFLGFIRRRSEMKKYYQNAMRIYRSMGIKRR comes from the coding sequence ATGAATTGCCCGAGGTGTGGTTATAACAATCCAGAATCGGCAAATTTTTGCAGTCGCTGCGGATTGCAGTTGACAAAAACATTCGGTCAGCGACGTCCGGTAGCGGTGATCTTTGCAGATATCGCCGGATTTACCCCGCTTGCAGAAAGAATGGATCCAGAAGAGGTTAAAGATCTAATCGACCAGTGCCTCCAGCGTCTGGCTACAGTAGTCCAGAAATACGAAGGCTTTGTCGATAAATTCATCGGAGATTGTATCATGGCTGTTTTCGGTGCGCCAGTGGCGCACGAAGATGATCCTTTGCGTGCGGTTCTTGCAAGTATTGATTTGATGAAAGAGATTAAAGATTTTAATATTGAAAAGAAACAGAATTTGGCACTTTCAATTGGCATTAACTATGGCCTTGTAGCTACGGGCGACCTAGGCCGGCCCGGAGGTTATACTGTAATGGGTGATACCGTAAATCTCGCTCAGCGCCTCCAGAATGCAGCACCCCGAGGTAAGATTTATGTGAGCGAAGAGGTTTACCGCCATACCTGCCAGGAGATTGTATATAGAAAGTTAAAAAAGATTCCGGTGAAAGGAAAAAGCGGCATGATACAAGTCTTTACACCGATCAGGGTAAGAGTTCCTTATAGCCTGCGGAAGATCGCGGAGATTCCTTTGATCGGTAGAAGTGATGAGATGGCACATCTTAATAAAATCTTTGGAGAAGTAAAAAATGGAAAAGGAAGGGTTGTGGGAATTGTTGGTGAGGCTGGAATCGGTAAAACGAAACTTGTTTATGAGTTTAAAAGACAATTGGGTGTGGATGCGGTAGTGATTGAGGGCAAAGGGATTGAGTATCACAGCAACTCATCATATTTTGTGTTAAGGGAGATTCTCAAAAAGATATTTGGGATTAATGAAAAAGATTCTCCTGAGACGATGGCGCGCCGGATTGCCAAAACTATTGAGGAGCTTGATGATGCAGTTTTAAGAACAAAAATTTCATTTTACAAGTACTTTCTTTCAGCTGATTTGACTGAAACTGAACGCCGCCAGCTGGAGGCGATGCCTGCCGAGGAGCGGAGTCGCTTATTAATGGAAGCGATCCACTCGCTAATTTTGAAATATCCTCGTTCCCGGCCTCTGGTGATTATCTTTGATGATTGCCACTGGGTGGATAATGAAACCATAAATTTTATGCATACCCTGGCCCATACCATTGGCTACAAACCCATTATGCTTATTGCCCTGTACCGACCCTCGTTTGATATCGGACGGACCGGAGAGTTGCCTTATTTCAGCATGCTAAATCTAAAACCTCTGGAGATGGAGGAGACGGCTGCGCTCTTAAAAAAAATTTTTAATTGTGAAAGAATTGAGGATGAATTATTGGCCCTGCTCCTGAAAAAATCGGGTTCAATACCATTTTATTTGAGTGAACTCGCTATAAACCTTAGTAACACAAATATGATCCAGATAAAAGACGGCTGTGCCTATTTGGCCTCCGGAGCCACTTTTTCCCTGCCGCGCAGTCTTGATGAACTCATCATGACCAAAGTCGACCGCCTCGCTCCCGAATTGAGAGCCATAGTAAATATTGCTGCAGTCATTGGTGAGGAATTTTCTTTCAAACTGCTCCAAGCCTTGCTCCCGAGCCGCGAACGCTTACATAAGAATCTACTCTTTCTTACCCATCAAAATATTTTTAAAATAATTGAAAGCACCGGCCTGCCCGAGGAGAATAAATATGGCTTTACCCACACGCTCATTCGGGATGCGGTATATAACTCGCTGTTGAAAAAAGAATTAAAGAGCTATCATCAGAAAGTCGGTTTCGCAATTGAAAAGATTTTCGGGTTTAACCTTGAAGAGTATTACGATACTCTTGCCCACCATTTTTATCTTGGGGGTGAGTTGTTAAAAGCATTGGATTATTTAGAGAAGGCCGGGGATAAAAAAAGAGATTTCTATTTGAATAATGCAGCGATTGAAATCTATCAGCGATGTCTCTCCATAATACCATCCACCATGCCCCAAAGAATCGTCCGCATTAAAGAAAAACTCGGTTCGGTCTATGAATTGATTGGGGATTATAAAAATGCATTGGAGACTTATCAAAGTATAAAGAAGTATGCGGAAAGCGACCGGCTCACATGGGCGCGCAGTCTTAAACATCAGGCACTTATTTATTACCGGCAGGGGATTTACGAAAAAGCCATGAAACATCTCCACGAGGCAAGAAAGGAATTGAGAAGGATTTCAGATTCTCAGTCCATTTTGATTTTAAAAGAACTTTCGGAGATTTCCAGTTGGGAAAGTTGGTTTTATCGTATAAAAGGGAAGATCGACCTCGCCGAAAAGAAAGCCCTGGAGTCCATAAATATCATCAAAAAAGTGAAAAAATGGTCCTCAGATCCCGGCCTCAAAAAGACCATGTTGGTTGCTTATAACAATTTGGCGATCGTACACCAATTGAAGGGTGAACCGGCGAAGGCAATCGCATTATGTGAAAGAGCCCTGACCATTGCCCATGAGATTGGTGAATTCCGGGGCCAGCGGTTGATCTACAATACCTTGGGTATAGCCTATCGGATGCAGGGCGAATACGACAAGGCAATTGATGCCTTTACGATGTATTTAAAAATTAGTGAAGAACTGGAGGATAAACATAACATCGGTATCGCGTATTGTAATTTGGGAAATGTCTATCAGGATAAAGGTGATTCCCGGGTGGCGATCGATTTTTATCATAAATTTTTAAAAATTTCCGAAGAACTGGGCGATAAATCTGGAGTTGGGACCGCCATAAACAACATTGGTATAGTTTATTTCAATGAAGGAGACTATCAGAGAGCACTTGAGTCTTTTGAGCAATATCTGAAAATAAGTAGAAAACTGGGGGAGAAGCAGGGCGTGGCGATTGCCTATGGTAATTTAGGGGAGATATATTACCATCAATTTAAGTTCAAAAAGGCGATGGAATTGTTTAAAAAATATCTTCGAATCGCCCAACAGCTCAATGCCCGGAGAGATATCGCCATGGCCTCTTATAACTTGGGGAGAATTTATACCGAGATGGGAAATTTGAAGCTTGCCCAAAGATATCTGGAGCAGGCGCGCCGGTTATTTGAAAATGTGGGAAATAAATTTGCCATTGGAATGGTATTAAACACTCTTGGATATTTAAAATTCAAGCAGGGCAAATTTGATGAATCCAAGAAATTTTTAAATGCTGCCCAGGAGATTGCAAATCTGATTAATTCCGCAGAATTGAAGGTATATTGTCTATTAAACTTCGGTATTTTCCTTAACAAGACTGATCCTTTGAATGCCGAAAAGAATTTTCAAGAAGCGATCTTACTTTGTGAGAAGAATAGATTCAAAAAACTCTTAGCCGATGTTTATTATGAGTATGCCCGATTTTTGGGGTTTATACGACGACGGTCTGAGATGAAAAAATATTACCAAAACGCAATGAGAATATATCGGAGCATGGGAATTAAGAGAAGGTAA
- the tsaB gene encoding tRNA (adenosine(37)-N6)-threonylcarbamoyltransferase complex dimerization subunit type 1 TsaB codes for MKILGIDTSTKSFSTCICEEARILYEITGDRIFSSDIKSGNFFLVVHDLINGVEKIDAIALTIGPGMFTSLRVGLALAKGLFLSRRIPICAVNTLEVIAYTVAFSNFIDSNYLIAPVMEAFQKEIFVALFKSHRRISKDLVFKPEDFLKFAWEKYKEEKIIIAGPGVQLLKDFAQGKDKNRIIISESPLFCPSASKVVLTALRRIKMGIFDDPELLEPHYIKKTSAEAKLKE; via the coding sequence TTGAAGATCTTAGGAATTGATACTTCCACGAAATCATTTTCAACCTGTATCTGTGAGGAAGCGAGGATACTTTATGAGATAACAGGGGATAGAATCTTCAGTAGTGATATAAAAAGCGGTAATTTCTTTCTTGTGGTTCATGATTTGATAAATGGAGTGGAGAAAATAGATGCCATCGCCTTGACCATCGGACCGGGTATGTTTACTTCCTTACGGGTGGGGCTGGCACTCGCTAAAGGACTTTTTTTAAGCCGGAGAATCCCAATCTGTGCTGTCAACACTCTTGAAGTGATTGCGTACACAGTAGCGTTTTCTAATTTTATTGATAGCAATTATCTCATCGCGCCGGTTATGGAGGCATTTCAGAAAGAGATATTCGTCGCCCTTTTTAAGAGCCACCGTCGCATAAGCAAGGATTTAGTATTTAAACCTGAAGATTTTTTAAAATTTGCTTGGGAGAAATATAAGGAGGAAAAAATAATCATAGCAGGTCCGGGTGTTCAGTTATTAAAAGATTTTGCACAGGGAAAAGATAAAAATAGGATAATCATCAGCGAATCACCCTTATTTTGCCCTTCAGCCTCCAAAGTCGTTCTTACCGCCCTACGCCGGATAAAGATGGGAATCTTTGATGACCCGGAGTTGCTTGAGCCCCATTACATTAAAAAGACCTCAGCCGAGGCAAAATTAAAGGAATGA
- a CDS encoding TlpA disulfide reductase family protein, with protein sequence MKKVSITIITTCLIFTLFCTKEKSGTSDIKGNDFTLKSLQGEEYTLSKLKGRVVIVDFWATWCPPCRREIPHLVALYEKHKDKGLLILGVSAEDKQTLATFARENNINYPILLGNNEVFQRFGVRSIPHTLFIDKKGNVRKTQIGYADELIPVFEALLDTLLNE encoded by the coding sequence ATGAAAAAAGTATCGATTACAATCATAACCACCTGTCTAATTTTTACGCTTTTTTGTACTAAGGAAAAGAGTGGAACTTCGGATATAAAGGGAAATGATTTCACCCTGAAGTCCCTCCAGGGTGAGGAGTATACGCTTTCTAAGTTAAAAGGCAGGGTCGTAATTGTTGATTTTTGGGCAACATGGTGCCCGCCCTGCAGACGCGAGATACCCCATCTTGTTGCGCTTTATGAAAAACACAAGGATAAAGGACTCTTGATTTTAGGGGTGAGCGCAGAAGATAAACAAACCCTTGCAACCTTTGCACGCGAGAACAATATCAACTATCCGATTCTTCTGGGGAATAACGAAGTCTTTCAAAGGTTTGGTGTGCGTTCAATTCCCCATACCCTCTTCATTGATAAGAAAGGAAATGTAAGAAAGACCCAGATCGGTTATGCGGATGAATTAATACCGGTTTTTGAAGCCCTTCTTGATACGTTATTAAATGAATAA
- the fba gene encoding class II fructose-1,6-bisphosphate aldolase: protein MIVNLNKVLPQAREKKYAVGHFNTSNMEITQAIVQAAEELNAPVIIGVSEKAINYSGLSTIVQIVYSIAERSRIPVVLHLDHGRDFDLIKKCIDAGFTSVMIDGSYLPFKENLNLTKKVVKYAHKKGISVEAEIGQLAGIEDDMKPAHLLYSDPDEAARFVRLSECDALAIAIGTAHGAHKFKGKPRLRIDILKAIAAQVEIPLVLHGASGVKPKWIRYANKFGARIEKTKGVPDRLIKEAVKNGITKINVDTDIRIAFTAAIREFLFRTPEEFDPRRILNHARAVIKGVVKEKIILFGSAGRG, encoded by the coding sequence ATGATCGTCAATTTAAACAAGGTGCTTCCTCAGGCGCGAGAGAAAAAATATGCGGTAGGACATTTTAACACCTCCAATATGGAAATAACTCAGGCAATTGTTCAGGCTGCTGAGGAATTAAATGCGCCGGTGATTATTGGGGTAAGTGAAAAAGCAATAAATTATTCTGGATTGTCAACGATCGTCCAGATTGTATATAGCATAGCCGAAAGATCCAGGATTCCTGTGGTGCTCCATCTGGATCATGGGAGAGATTTCGATTTGATAAAAAAATGTATTGATGCTGGATTTACCTCGGTGATGATAGATGGTTCCTATCTGCCATTTAAAGAAAATTTAAACTTAACAAAAAAAGTCGTTAAATATGCGCACAAAAAGGGGATATCAGTTGAGGCTGAGATTGGCCAACTCGCCGGGATTGAGGATGATATGAAGCCTGCACATCTGCTGTATAGTGATCCTGATGAAGCAGCGAGGTTTGTCCGGCTTTCAGAGTGTGACGCCCTGGCTATTGCTATAGGGACTGCCCACGGTGCCCATAAATTTAAAGGCAAACCCAGATTGCGGATTGATATTCTAAAAGCGATCGCTGCCCAGGTGGAAATTCCTCTGGTTCTTCATGGTGCCTCTGGAGTAAAACCCAAATGGATTCGTTACGCAAATAAATTTGGCGCGCGGATAGAAAAAACAAAAGGCGTCCCTGACCGTTTGATAAAAGAGGCTGTCAAAAATGGTATCACCAAGATCAATGTGGATACCGATATCAGAATCGCCTTCACTGCGGCGATTCGGGAATTTTTATTCAGAACTCCTGAGGAGTTCGACCCGCGCCGGATATTAAACCATGCCCGAGCCGTGATAAAAGGGGTGGTAAAAGAAAAAATAATCCTTTTTGGATCGGCGGGCAGGGGATAA
- the rimI gene encoding ribosomal protein S18-alanine N-acetyltransferase: MKITDIDQVYMIECKVFPNPWPRSFFEHDLLKNDTIALVAEKDGIVGGYIIADSVLDELHITNVAVAPEYQHQGIGTRLLAEVERRGKQRECLYAYLEVRVDNTVAIKLYKKFGYRIIQLRKNYYLDGTDAYVMGKELKEVP; encoded by the coding sequence ATGAAGATCACGGATATCGACCAAGTCTACATGATTGAATGCAAAGTGTTTCCCAATCCCTGGCCGAGATCCTTTTTTGAACATGATCTGCTCAAGAATGATACTATCGCCCTTGTTGCTGAAAAAGATGGAATAGTAGGCGGGTACATAATTGCTGATTCGGTTCTGGATGAGTTACATATCACCAATGTCGCAGTCGCTCCGGAATATCAACATCAGGGGATAGGAACCCGGCTCCTTGCCGAAGTGGAACGTAGAGGCAAACAAAGGGAATGTCTTTATGCCTACTTGGAAGTAAGAGTGGATAACACGGTGGCAATAAAATTATATAAAAAATTTGGGTATCGGATCATCCAATTAAGAAAAAATTATTACCTGGATGGCACCGATGCCTATGTGATGGGTAAAGAGTTAAAGGAGGTCCCATGA
- the dnaE gene encoding DNA polymerase III subunit alpha, which translates to MKNFIHLHTHTEYSLLDGAMNIPELINLAHKYQMEALAITDHGNLFGAIEFYNTAKEKGIKPIIGMEAYVAPDSRKNQSKDSKIPESSFHLTLLCADETGYKNLIKLASFAYLEGFYYKPRVDKELLSRYSSGLIALSGCFKGEIPYKLKLGDTNGAEYALREYQEIFGKENFYIEIMRLGLKNEEGLISMLVDLSNKYDAPLVATNDCHYFTAEDYKAHDVLLCIGTKKTLNDKERLRFETQQAYFRSPKEMIELFNDLPEAVSNTRLIGERCNLFIDTSGRDVKLPNFPRPEGYESDFDYLRELTYQNITKKFPELSPTIKERLDYELSVIKKMGLPGYFLIVRDIIQFAKENGIPVGPGRGSAVGSLVLYALEITEVNPLQFNLLFERFLNPERVSLPDVDIDFSDTRREEVLEYIKKRYGANNVSQIITFGTMQARAVVRDVARVLGIPYSEADKIAKLIPPNKKIEQVLEEDKEFKSLINSKKEYIELIEIAKKLEGLARHPSIHAAGVVITPKELIEYVPLYRNPEKGDISTQYDKNALEAIGLLKMDILGLKTLTIIDDCLKMVNLRKEDIPFDDRLTYNLLKEGKTTGVFQLESQGMQELLRSMQPECFEDIIAIIALYRPGPMGNVNIQKLIENKQNPDRIAYLHPKLEPILRETYGIILYQEQVMQIASSIAGFSLAEADNLRRAMAKKIPELMFEIREQFIKGAEKNGISVEIAEKIFNLIAPFAGYGFNKSHATAYAVIAYQTAYLKAHYPLEFMLSSLNNEMNDTDRINVLIKDARSLGIEVLPPDINKSFCNFVKEGHSIRYGLGAIKNLGRPAAEAIVKERTRGIYRSFLDFQVRNKNLNKKALESLIKTGAFALFEPRIEKLLERITEKKPEGSQESLFNPENINNQNSGNRTTKTKVDYFAYEKEAFGFYFREHPLEKHREEFKYLGLTPISKINDLENGRMVSIGGILNAKKIKKDKKDREYAIITVEDLEGSVDVFVFADQFEKYRNFLKEDNLLIIKGSVFGEEEKKKLKAEYICPLSEINNLYQRILIECRNPEVQIDKLKYLYELFNNHRGECEVWFLVPDVDGFKNIRSKTIKIEPKPEVLSKIREIFGENSLKIIRKF; encoded by the coding sequence GTGAAGAATTTCATCCATCTTCATACCCATACCGAGTACTCGCTCCTGGATGGAGCGATGAATATTCCGGAATTGATAAACCTGGCTCACAAATATCAGATGGAGGCTTTGGCAATCACCGACCATGGTAACCTATTTGGGGCGATTGAGTTTTATAATACCGCTAAGGAAAAAGGTATCAAACCGATCATTGGTATGGAAGCCTATGTGGCACCCGATTCCCGAAAAAACCAGAGCAAAGATTCCAAAATCCCTGAGTCCTCTTTTCATCTCACCCTGCTGTGTGCGGATGAGACGGGTTATAAAAATTTAATAAAACTCGCTTCTTTTGCCTATCTTGAAGGATTCTATTATAAGCCCCGAGTGGATAAAGAATTACTGAGTAGATACAGTTCAGGTCTTATCGCTTTATCCGGATGTTTCAAAGGAGAGATTCCCTATAAATTAAAACTCGGCGATACCAATGGTGCTGAGTATGCACTCCGTGAATATCAAGAGATATTTGGGAAGGAGAATTTCTACATTGAAATCATGCGCCTGGGGTTAAAAAATGAAGAAGGGTTAATAAGCATGCTGGTGGATTTGAGCAACAAGTATGATGCTCCATTAGTTGCCACGAACGATTGTCATTATTTTACTGCAGAAGATTACAAAGCCCATGATGTCCTTTTGTGTATTGGGACAAAAAAGACTTTGAATGACAAAGAAAGATTAAGATTTGAAACTCAGCAGGCATATTTCAGAAGTCCGAAAGAAATGATCGAGTTATTCAATGATCTGCCGGAGGCGGTCTCCAATACCAGGTTAATTGGTGAAAGATGTAACCTCTTTATCGACACCTCGGGGCGCGATGTAAAATTGCCGAATTTTCCTCGACCTGAAGGATATGAATCGGATTTTGATTATCTTCGTGAATTGACCTATCAGAATATCACCAAAAAATTTCCCGAACTTAGTCCAACCATTAAAGAAAGGCTTGATTACGAATTGAGTGTTATTAAGAAAATGGGACTGCCCGGATACTTTTTGATTGTCCGGGATATCATCCAATTTGCGAAAGAAAATGGAATCCCAGTGGGACCAGGAAGAGGTTCAGCTGTAGGTAGTCTGGTGCTGTATGCCCTTGAGATTACTGAAGTCAATCCATTACAGTTTAATCTTCTTTTTGAAAGATTTTTGAATCCCGAGCGCGTAAGTCTACCTGATGTAGATATTGATTTTAGCGATACCCGGAGGGAAGAGGTATTGGAATATATCAAGAAAAGATATGGCGCCAACAATGTTAGTCAGATAATAACCTTTGGAACAATGCAGGCACGAGCGGTAGTAAGGGATGTGGCACGGGTTTTAGGGATTCCTTACAGCGAAGCGGATAAGATTGCAAAACTAATCCCCCCAAATAAGAAAATTGAACAGGTTCTGGAAGAAGATAAAGAATTTAAATCCCTGATCAATTCCAAAAAGGAATATATTGAATTGATTGAAATCGCAAAAAAACTCGAAGGACTCGCCCGCCATCCTTCCATCCATGCGGCTGGGGTGGTAATCACTCCTAAGGAATTGATTGAGTATGTACCTTTATACCGAAATCCTGAAAAAGGTGATATTTCAACCCAATATGATAAAAATGCCCTTGAAGCGATAGGTTTGCTCAAGATGGATATACTCGGTTTAAAAACCCTAACAATAATCGATGACTGTCTAAAAATGGTAAATTTAAGAAAAGAAGATATTCCCTTTGATGACCGCCTCACCTATAACCTTTTAAAAGAAGGCAAAACGACTGGTGTCTTCCAATTAGAAAGTCAGGGGATGCAGGAATTACTCCGGAGCATGCAACCCGAATGTTTTGAAGATATCATCGCCATAATCGCCCTTTACCGACCCGGACCAATGGGGAATGTAAATATCCAGAAACTCATTGAAAACAAACAGAATCCGGATAGAATCGCCTATCTCCATCCTAAGTTAGAACCGATTCTAAGAGAGACTTACGGGATCATCCTATACCAGGAACAGGTCATGCAGATTGCTTCAAGTATTGCCGGTTTTTCGCTTGCCGAGGCGGACAATCTAAGAAGAGCGATGGCGAAGAAAATCCCGGAGTTGATGTTTGAAATTCGGGAGCAGTTCATAAAAGGGGCTGAGAAAAATGGCATTTCTGTGGAGATTGCGGAAAAGATTTTTAATCTGATCGCCCCTTTTGCCGGTTATGGTTTCAATAAATCCCATGCCACGGCCTACGCGGTCATCGCTTATCAGACAGCATATCTCAAAGCCCATTATCCACTGGAGTTTATGTTATCTTCGCTCAATAATGAAATGAACGACACCGACCGGATAAATGTTTTAATCAAGGATGCAAGGAGCTTAGGAATAGAAGTTCTACCACCGGATATTAATAAAAGTTTTTGTAATTTTGTGAAAGAAGGGCATTCTATTCGTTATGGTTTGGGTGCTATAAAAAATTTAGGTAGACCTGCAGCCGAGGCGATAGTGAAAGAACGGACAAGGGGGATCTACCGTTCATTTCTTGATTTTCAAGTGCGCAACAAAAACTTAAATAAAAAAGCCTTGGAATCCTTAATCAAGACGGGTGCCTTTGCCCTTTTTGAGCCCAGAATTGAAAAACTTCTTGAAAGAATCACAGAAAAGAAACCCGAAGGTTCCCAGGAGAGTCTATTTAATCCGGAAAATATCAATAACCAAAATTCGGGAAACCGGACAACTAAAACCAAAGTAGACTATTTTGCCTATGAAAAGGAGGCATTTGGTTTTTATTTCCGGGAGCATCCCCTTGAAAAACACCGGGAAGAGTTCAAATACCTGGGGCTTACCCCAATCTCTAAGATAAATGACCTTGAAAACGGTAGGATGGTCTCAATCGGTGGAATTTTAAATGCAAAAAAAATCAAAAAAGATAAAAAGGACCGTGAATATGCAATTATTACGGTTGAGGATTTAGAAGGTAGTGTCGATGTCTTTGTCTTTGCAGACCAATTTGAGAAATACCGGAATTTTCTTAAGGAGGATAACTTATTGATAATCAAGGGTTCGGTATTCGGAGAAGAGGAAAAGAAAAAGTTGAAGGCAGAATACATCTGTCCGCTCAGTGAGATCAATAACCTTTACCAGAGGATTTTGATTGAATGCCGGAATCCAGAAGTCCAGATTGACAAACTAAAATACCTTTACGAATTGTTTAATAATCACAGAGGTGAATGCGAAGTATGGTTTCTGGTTCCGGATGTGGATGGATTTAAAAATATCCGGTCAAAGACGATAAAAATAGAGCCCAAACCTGAAGTTTTATCCAAGATTAGAGAAATATTTGGTGAGAATTCTCTAAAGATTATCAGAAAATTTTAA
- a CDS encoding OsmC family protein → MITLHWNKKGLQFTAEDEEHHQIIVDTDIQSGGLNQGFKPMDLLLVALAGCMGMDIVAILQKKGGKIDSFRMVLKGEKNSEHPRRYLRIIYEIECKGDYRREDLIRSFELSRDKYCSVLATLKNPPQFEFNII, encoded by the coding sequence ATGATAACCCTCCATTGGAATAAAAAAGGTCTGCAGTTTACGGCTGAAGACGAGGAACACCATCAAATCATCGTTGATACCGATATCCAATCCGGTGGACTAAATCAGGGTTTTAAGCCCATGGATCTACTCCTCGTAGCCCTTGCCGGCTGCATGGGAATGGACATTGTAGCAATACTTCAGAAAAAAGGTGGAAAAATAGATTCTTTCAGAATGGTATTAAAAGGCGAAAAGAATTCTGAACATCCCAGAAGGTATTTAAGAATAATCTACGAAATTGAATGCAAGGGCGATTACCGGCGGGAAGACCTAATAAGGTCTTTTGAACTTTCCCGGGATAAGTACTGTTCGGTTTTGGCAACACTGAAAAATCCTCCGCAATTTGAGTTTAACATAATATAG
- a CDS encoding GTPase domain-containing protein — protein MALINYASREINCKIVYYGPGLGGKTTNIKYIYTKLNPEIKGKLISLATELDRTLFFDFLPVDLGTIKGFKTRFHLYTVPGQVFYNASRKLILKGVDGIVFVADSQIERFEENIESFQNMEDNLRTYNISIDKIPIVIQYNKRDLPNITSVEELQKVLNPQLKYPYFEAVAVQGIGVFETLKEVCKRVLLTLS, from the coding sequence ATGGCACTGATAAATTATGCCTCAAGGGAAATAAATTGTAAGATTGTGTACTATGGACCGGGTCTTGGAGGAAAGACTACCAATATAAAATATATCTATACCAAACTTAATCCCGAAATAAAAGGAAAATTGATCAGCCTGGCTACTGAACTTGACCGCACATTATTTTTTGATTTCTTACCGGTGGACCTGGGCACGATTAAGGGTTTTAAAACCAGATTCCATCTTTATACCGTTCCCGGACAGGTTTTTTATAATGCATCAAGAAAATTGATCTTAAAAGGTGTGGATGGTATCGTCTTTGTGGCCGATTCTCAGATTGAAAGATTTGAAGAAAATATCGAATCCTTCCAGAATATGGAGGATAATCTAAGGACTTATAATATTTCTATTGATAAAATTCCGATTGTAATTCAGTATAATAAACGCGACCTCCCCAATATCACCAGTGTAGAAGAACTTCAGAAGGTTCTTAACCCTCAGTTGAAGTATCCTTATTTTGAAGCCGTGGCAGTCCAGGGTATCGGGGTATTCGAAACATTGAAGGAAGTCTGTAAACGGGTTTTGTTGACCCTCTCTTGA
- a CDS encoding thioredoxin domain-containing protein has protein sequence MIKELTDIDFFQEVEKSSLPYMVYFWAIWSPSCKAMSKYIEEIDREYSDKINIAKVNVDNEIKTANEYDIQNIPTILIFVGGTVKERIIGTISKEALMKKLNKYLGMKPRKTKETK, from the coding sequence ATGATAAAAGAATTAACCGATATCGATTTCTTTCAGGAGGTAGAGAAATCCTCCCTCCCTTACATGGTTTATTTTTGGGCAATCTGGTCACCGAGTTGTAAAGCAATGAGCAAGTATATTGAGGAAATTGATAGGGAATATTCAGATAAAATCAACATCGCTAAGGTGAATGTTGATAATGAGATAAAGACCGCCAACGAATACGATATTCAAAACATACCCACAATACTCATCTTTGTGGGAGGGACGGTGAAAGAAAGAATAATCGGGACAATCTCCAAGGAGGCTTTAATGAAAAAGCTCAATAAATATCTGGGGATGAAGCCAAGAAAAACAAAGGAGACAAAATGA